The Grus americana isolate bGruAme1 chromosome 8, bGruAme1.mat, whole genome shotgun sequence genome includes a region encoding these proteins:
- the GADD45A gene encoding growth arrest and DNA damage-inducible protein GADD45 alpha isoform X1, translated as MTLEELPGDHRTAGRMEQAGDALEEVLSKALSQRSLTLGVYEAAKLLNVDPDNVVLCLLAADEEEAGDAALQIHFTLIQAFCCENDINILRVSNPARLAQLLLPAAGPEPPADLHCVLVTVSRGCTARHPRGSARCGPVFVRAAEEPGRSPLAPAGPGVLRTGGPVLGSAGSSSLGAGGSEA; from the exons GATGGAGCAGGCGGGGGACGCGCTGGAGGAGGTGCTGAGCAAGGCGCTGAGCCAGCGGAGCCTCACCCTCGGTGTCTACGAGGCCGCCAAGCTGCTCAACGT GGACCCGGACAACGTGGTGCTGTGCCTGCTGGCGGCCGATGAGGAGGAGGCGGGGGACGCGGCCCTGCAGATCCACTTCACGTTGATCCAGGCTTTCTGCTGCGAGAACGACATCAACATCCTCCGCGTCAGCAACCCGGCGCGGCtggcccagctcctgctgcccgccgccggccccgagCCTCCCGCAGACCTCCACTGCGTCCTGGTCACGGTGAGCCGGGGATGCACCGCCCGGCACCCCCGGGGCTCAGCGCGCTGCGGCCCGGTGTTCGTACGAGCGGCCGAGGAGCCGGGTCGTAGCCCTTTggcccccgccggccccggggtGCTGCGGACGGGCGGCCCGGTGctgggcagtgcaggcagctcctCCTTAGGTGCCGGTGGCTCGGAGGCGTAA